The sequence AATTAAAAGATTGATGAGCGTGCCGTAAATCAAAAGTAAAAATCCCAAAATTGCAAAACTGTCAAATTTTGTCAGCAGATATCCGAACAAACTGATGTTTCCCAATATTAGAAATAGAGCAAACACACATTTTCCAAAATAAATAAAAGATTGATTTTTCATTATAATTTTTTTTAAGCTTGAGTTAAAGTGAAAACAGTAATTTCAGGACGCACCATAAACCTTACCTGAAATGAATGACCGATAGCACGATTGATATAAATCTTTCTTCCATCTTTCAAATCAATTTCTCCGGAGACATATTTTTTATTTTCCACCGGAAGAATTGGCGTAATCATACCTGGAATTCTACATTGTCCGCCGTGAGTATGACCGCTTAAAATCCAGCCTTGGTAACCGTTCCAGACATCTTTGTCGCAGACATCGGGATTATGACAAAGCACGAGATTCGCTTTTTCGGAATTGTAATCTTTCATCACTTTCATCGGATCGAAATTGGGTGACCATAAATCATCGAAGCCGATAATGTTTAAACCGTGAGATTCTACTTGCTCGTTATTCAACATGGTAACGCCATTGTTTTGAAGAATACGGCAAATCTCTTTTGAAGAACCGAGATCCTTCCAGGTTTTTCCGTAATCGTGATTACCAAGAATCCCGAAAGTTCCCAACTTACCATAAATTGCTTTTGACATAACTTTTTTCAAACTTTCATGATCTTCTGGGGTTCCGTGATTTACGTAATCTCCGGTGTAGACAACAAAATCAGGACTGTAATTTTGGGCTTTTTGAAAAGATTCAATCAAAAAATTCCAATCGAAACGGTCTCCGACATGTAGATCTGAAATCTGCATTAATATTTTCCCTTCAAGATGTTCAGGTAAATTTTTGATGGGAAGTTTTCTTTCAACAAATTCTACCCAAAATGGTTCGATCTGCCATGAATATAGAAAAGGCAAAGCTCCGACTGCAGAAAGCTGCATGAGTCTTTTTAGAAAATGTTTTCTGGTCATGATGTAAGGTTGATGTGATTATTTTGCATTAAACTCTCGCAGATTCTACAGATTTCAATCGGATGAAAAATCTGCGGAATCAGCTCAATCTGTGAGAAAATTTTCATTTTTGATTATTTGGAAAAGCACATTAGCTTCCTGCGAACGGAGTTCCGAAAAGACCAACTGCTAATTCCATCCAAACTAAAATAAGAATCACAACAATTAAGAGACTGATTAAGATTTTGTAATTGTTGTTTTTAACAATCGCTCTCTCCAAGCTGATTAAACCAGCCGTTCCGAAAAGTAGAATTGCAGCCAGGATAAAATCAAATCTTGACCAGTTCCAACCTTCTACAAAAAGGTTTCCTAAAAATGCTGCTACCATCAATAGAGCCGGTACCGCAAAAATTGCCAGAGTTGTTTGTTTTTTTGTTAACATTTTAATTAATTTTAATTCTATAAAGTACTTTGTATTTCAAAGTTAATTTTCAAAAAAATATAGAATTTATCTGCCTATTAATTTTTCTAAGGCATCTAAATGTTCGGTAAAAGCAATTCTCCCGTTTTGAGTTACACGGTATGAAGTTTTTGGCTTTTTACCGACAAATTCTTTTTTAACTTCAATGTAATTGGCTTTTTCTAACGCATTGCTGTGACTTGCCATATTTCCGTCTGTGATTTCCAGCAAACTTTTCATTTCAGAAAAATCAACCCAGTCGTTGACCATCAGAACGGACATGATGCCCAATCTTACACGGCTTTCGAATTCTTTGTTGAGTTGACTGATATTGTACATTATTAAAATTTGCTAAAAATTCCTTCTTCTTTCTTCTTGAAAAATACGTTTCCAAATTTTTTCGACTTAAAAACGTAATAAAAATCCCATTTAGTCCTTACTAATAACGGTTCACTTTCTACTACTTGATGCTCAGGTTCGATGTGAGTAATTTTTAAATGTGGGCTAGCATAACCTTCAACAAATTCTACACCTCCTTTATGCTTGCTTTTAATCTTTTGATTGTCATAGTATTCAAAGAAAACGAACTCTTCATCTTTATTTATTTCAAAACTAAAATGTCGAAATTGCCAATCAGCATCATTTCCTTTAAACATATCCTTATCTATTTCATATTTTCCATAAATATCTTCTTTATCTACAGTAGTTGAACTATTAATAAAACTCACTACAAACAAAGTCAAATATGATAAACTAAAAAACAGCCAATATCCAATAAATAATTTTTTAAAAATTTTATTTTTAGTTCTGTCATATAATAACAGGAAAATGAGAGAAATTCCAAGTATTATAATAAAAAACATGAACCAAATTAACATCATCACTTATACTTCTTATGCATAATCAAACCATACACAATATGCAGCACACCAAAACCAATTGTCCATGCAACCAATCCCCAACCTAAAAACAGGAAGGAAAGCAAACCTAAAACAATCTGGCAATATCCTAAATACTTAATATCTGTCAAAGTATATCTTTCTGCGCTTACCAAAGCCAATCCGTAGAAAATCAATGTTGCCGGAGCGACCAAGACAAATAAATGATGATACAGAAGCACCAGACAAAATAATCCACCCGTAACTAAAGGAACGGCAAATGTCACCAACAGCCTTCTCGTGGTTGCATCCCAGATTTTCAATCCTTTCTTTTTGCTTTTATTAGCTGTGAAGATATATCCGCATGAAATGGCCACTACTAAAATGACTGCACCAATGACTACAAGCTCCTTGACCAATTCCTTTCCAAAAATATTTCTATCGCCGTCAAAGTAATCAATTCCTTCTCTTTGGAAAACAAAATAAACATAAGCCGCGCCAATAATCGCTGCCAAACCAGCAACTACTCCAGATAAACCGCTTAACGAAATAAAACGTGACGACCGCTCCATCATAGAACGGATGTGTGATAAGTCTTCGTGATAGTTTTTTGACTCCATATAAAAGAACTTTGAATTGCAAAGTTATATTTAATTTTTGAACAGCAAAACTTTTTTCAAATTATTTGTTTAATTTTTTTACTTTAGAAAAAACATATGGTATGGATAAAGAAATTCTGCGCTCAGAAATTTTCAGACATTTGGATGGCGTTGTTACTGCGCCTGTAGTTGCTTCACTCATGAAAAAGGAAATTATTAATTTCATTATTGACCGTGAAAAAATAACTTTGAGTGAACTTTCAGAAGAGTTCAAAACCAATGAAGGCTACTTGAATGTAGCAATTCGGGCATTGGCGTCACAAGGTTTCCTGAATTATGATGTCGATAATAAGAAAGACAACATTATAATTTCTGCAAACAACAAAACTCAGTTTCTTCAAAAATATAGCTTGCTTTATCTAAAAGTGATTCCGTTTTTGAAACATTCTACCAATATTAAAAATCAAATCAACGAAAATTCATTTATTGAAGAATTTACACAGCTGAGTGATTCTATAAAAAATCATTTCGGGATTCAGCTTTCTGATGATGCAGAAGAAAAAAATATTCAGGAGCAAATTTTAAAACATATCGAAGGATGCATCATCGGTCCGGTAATCGTTTATCTCGGAATGACAGGGATGTTTCATAAGTATTTTATGGAAACTTCTTTTCAGGCGGCAGAATTTCATAAAAACTCTG comes from Chryseobacterium sp. 3008163 and encodes:
- a CDS encoding winged helix-turn-helix domain-containing protein gives rise to the protein MYNISQLNKEFESRVRLGIMSVLMVNDWVDFSEMKSLLEITDGNMASHSNALEKANYIEVKKEFVGKKPKTSYRVTQNGRIAFTEHLDALEKLIGR
- a CDS encoding metallophosphoesterase, which produces MTRKHFLKRLMQLSAVGALPFLYSWQIEPFWVEFVERKLPIKNLPEHLEGKILMQISDLHVGDRFDWNFLIESFQKAQNYSPDFVVYTGDYVNHGTPEDHESLKKVMSKAIYGKLGTFGILGNHDYGKTWKDLGSSKEICRILQNNGVTMLNNEQVESHGLNIIGFDDLWSPNFDPMKVMKDYNSEKANLVLCHNPDVCDKDVWNGYQGWILSGHTHGGQCRIPGMITPILPVENKKYVSGEIDLKDGRKIYINRAIGHSFQVRFMVRPEITVFTLTQA